CTTTGCCGTGTGGACTCGAACTGGAAGGCATTTTTGTGGATCAGCAGGAGATTGGATATCAGCTGCACGGTGCCGGTTGCCGGGTGCCGAATGCGGGTTGCGGGGTGCACAGTGCCGGCGTGCAGGGTATGCAGGGTGTGCAGGGTGTGCAGGGCGTGCGGTGTGTTTGATGCTGAACTTTTGTCCTCAGGTGgttatttgctttgctttgctttgctcgTTGCTCAATTTGTCGTCTAGCCTAGATCCGTAAACCTTAAACCTTATAGCTTATACTTATATTCACTTTGTGGCTCCATTCCTAATCGTGTCTGCCCAGCAAACCGTAGACGAGCCGCCGGCGCGCCAACAGCTCGGCCCGCATTGCATCCGTATACGGATCGAAGGATAGCAGCCGTTTCTTGCGCCGGAATATGCCCTCCTTGCGCATGAGGGCGCAGCGCATCAGCTGCTCGTTAACCGGATACTCGAGAAACTCGAGTATGTTGCGCAATTCGCGCTCCGTATTGTGCACCAGATCATCGTAGAACACAACCTTAATACTGCCCGTAAAATTGCGCGCCCAGCTGAGATTCATGAGCTCCCAGCCCTTCAGCTTATTGCTGACAAACTGTTGCCAATCTGTGCGGGAGAGAGAATTTCCATTAGCTAAAAATGAACCAattcaatacatatatacttatatacaaacacacacacacacacacacgcacacacgcacacacacacgactaTCATTCGCCATGATTTGCCGACTCGTGCTCAACTCACATTTGCCCTTTGTGCGCTTGTAGCGATCGGGTGAGGCGAAGCCAATGTGACCGCCGCTCTGGCGATTGAACTCGGCAATGATGGCCTTCTCGGGATCGCGGACCAGGAGTATGGCTTTGGAGAAGGGGGCCCACGCCTTGGCGCCCCATTCGTGCGTCTTGACCAACAATACAGAGCTGTTGCACACATTTTCCGCCGGAAAGCCCGTCTTCAGCAGGCCGTAGTCCTTGTAAATGCTGCCCGTCAATATGCCCGTCGCCTGCTGCAGCAGATACCGCAGCCACGTGTTGCCGCTGCCCGGAAAGCTGGCCAGCGCGGTCAGCATGGGCGACGGCGCGATACCCTGCAGTTGCAGGCTGGCGCTCGCATCGCTGGGCAAAGCagctgcaaatatttgaatcATTGTTGGCTTATCAAATTTCTTAACCAAGTCTCTATTAATCAAATAAAGAGCTGCGCCTGAGTAAAGCTTTATTTTACGATATTGGACTTCGGAGAGCTCGCAACTGCTGCGCTTGTTCGGGATCTATCAAGAAACGGtttttcgaccgattcttAATAGAGTTCTGTGAGCTATATGGTATTGTGGCCCGATTTTGATCAGGTTTAGCTTAAAAGCAGCATATTTAGGCTTGCAAATgccaagatattttgaaatagCCTGATTCCACTATGCTCTAAAAATGTTACATTTTCCAACTCCACATTTTGCGGTTCCATTGGCAAGTGTTCGCTTTCGCCTATCATAAGAAACACGAACTATTCGGGGCGAATATCAACACTTGTCACATTTGTCgcaaatgtgaaaaatgtgttttcttatgggaAAACGTACATTCGCAAATATATTCAAGAAATGTAGACAGTGGAATTGGGCTATAAAACcataatgtttaatttgcgATCGATTATtgctatggcaactatataaaatagttcCCCCATAGTATATCGTAATCGATCGTAATATATCGTAATTTCTTGAAATATtctaaatttgttgtttactGTTTGATCAGTTATCGTTTTATTGCGTTATCGCTTGTAGGCAATACTTACTGTAGTAGTCGCCCGCCTTGTAGTCTGTGTAGTTTGGAAGCTCGCGATTCAGATATTTGAGGTCGCGACACCAGCGAATGGTCATTTTGCGACTGGGCATGGGAAACCGGGGACTATGAAAGCTGGAAAACTGTCAAAATGAGAAACCAATTACAATTCTAATTATACCACACAATATGCAATATGTCGGATTACCTCGGCGAATCGCTCGATGCGCGTGCGTTTTGGATGCGTGCCGGGTATATTGTTCATGGATAGAAACAGGACGCCGCCTATATAGATGATGATTGTTGCCGAGACACCGAAAAAGCGCCAGCCTTGCAGTGCCATTACGCCGCCTTTGCATTACTGAAACAGAATATGAACACGGATATAtatgactatatatatatacatatatagagagagtgagagtgagagagagagagagagagagagaaggagtgggttatatatggatatggatatatatgttaattatCTAGGCTGGCAGTCGCTTACTTCTAATGGATATGCGCGCATTTGATGAGACCAATTAAAGCGCTTAATTTCCCGTAATGCTACtagctgaaaacaaaaacctcGCCAAACTGAACTCAAAGTGAACCGAAAACCGTGCggctcaaattttatttttcccttttgtcttgttttttttttttgttgattttgctaTGGAGacgctacaaaaaaaaaaaatgcgcaaGGACTCAACGACGCCATAGCCTCAATCCCCAATCCTCAATCCTCAATAGCCAAGCCTCAAGCCTCGAGCCTCAAGCCCGCAGCGTAGTCGCTACCCAATGCCATATAACGCGCGATGGTAGCCCCGACAACGACAGCAATCCGCCTGCCCCACCGCAAAGGGGGGCCGCACTTCTGCCGCAGCTAAAAAGAACAATCTTTCGGCGGTGGCGTATTGACTAACAGCTACCCTGTACTCTGTTATCAGGTCATGCTCTCGATATTTCCTTACTTTCCTTTTTGCGTTTGCCAGGGAAATTTAAATCCAATGGCTATACATACTTCGGCTATATCCCTtctaaatcaatttatatatgtgccCAGTTATTCAATCTGCTCTAAATAGTTAGTTGCAGTCACAGTATAACCTCATTTAAGCAGCTtgtggctacagggtatattgtTGAAAAAAGGCAAAACTGTAGCGCAAGCAAATCGCCTTGTCATGCCTCGATATGAACTATAAAATTCCTTGAGCTGCTCGACACGCGCATAAAATCCACAAAACCACACACTACACaaccgcccccccccccccccccccccccccccccccccccccctgacCCCGCCCCCATGCATGTACACAGACGAGCGTGTGTTTGGCAGAAAGACAAGCAGCAAAGCAGCAAAATGCGAAAATTTATGCAACAGCTGGGCATAAAGTATTTCACGAGGGCCAATCAAAAACTAACTAAACGCGCGCATAGTTTACAATCAGGCCACATACTAATACAAGCACGCACGCGGCATGCACTTGTATTGGTGAGCTTTCGCAGGCTACGCTGCGCGCTGCAGCGTCGAGCAGCGGTCTGCTGCGTGCGTGTGGCGCGTGTGTGAGAAAGCTTTGGAACGCAGTGCtttattgatatgatattttATATGATCTGGTTAAAATGCACTTAAAATAAATaggaattaaatttaaatacagaTGCGATTTGGCAAGTCTTAGAACAACCCCATAGCAGATGAAAATTAAACtgacaaaaacataaaatgtcTGCTAAGAAGGGGTCACAAATAAAACacgcacaaaacaaaagagcAGTAGCAAAGCCgtagaagaaaaaacaaaaccaaaatggGGAAgaccaaaaaataatttgattgttttgcgGCCACAGAAATCAGATTGGCCACGCACATTAGCGGCCCCTCGTGTGTCACATGCTAAGCAAAGCCTAAAAACATCAATCCCCCTTCCCCTCTCCCTCCTCCTCGTAATAACCGCAGACAGGTGAATGAATGGAGGAAATCGCTAACGCCCAAGTGGAGCTGAGCCAGCTGCAGTTTTGGACACATGCTCGCACGGTTGGGCTATGCGGAATTTACATAATTATAAAGGGGTGTGTTTGGGCGAGGTGGGGGCTCAGTTAaggctgtgtgtatgtgtgtgtgtgtgtgtgtgtggccgcCACATATGCCCCATAAACatgcaatttaataaatgcTCGCTGGAATTTTTCTGATGCGCAGATCACATAAACAATCAGAACATTTTGCAACgactcacaaaaaaaaaattagaaaaaaatcgGAATATATTCCGCAAGCAtttcgacacacacacacacacacacacgcatacacgtgtgtgtttgcatcaaatgtaaacaaataatatttgttatgCTCTCTAAAAATTTCACTTACCGATTCCGATTCCGCGCACAGctccacacagacacacacacacacacacgcacgcacgcacacacacagagagagagagagagagagagagacacacacacgcacacacacacacgtccaACTACCGTTACATGCCACAGATTCTGAAAACAGAATCCCCAAACAGCGCACACATTTCGCTTCCTCTCgtcttataaataaacaaaacttgtGCTAACGAAATAGAAaacagttttttctttttttgtattctttttctttttggcgtttttcgttgtttgtttgtttttttttcttttagcttTCGGTTTTATATATTCGCGCTTGTGGTTTCTCGTTGTATTTTGTTGGTTCCGTTGGCCGCCGCGTCGTGTGCTGCGGACCTGTCGCTGTGCTGAAGAACTTCTGGCTTATGCGCCAGCATCGCGAATTGTGGGGATGAAAGCGAACGGCGAGCATAAAAAAGCTTTGCCGCGCGTAGCGTTGCCGGATGTCAGCAAAGCAAATTGCCCGTAACGGCACATTCAGCGTTGCTTCGCTGCCAGCTGTGCCTAGCAGCTGTTGTGTCCCGCACgtctgctccagctgctgcaactgctctGTGGCTGCTCTGCGCGTGTGcgaaagcttggcacctgtcaaAGCTTTCGCCTGTGCAGTGCCGCGGATGCACTGTAGATGGCGCCAGATACTCTTGGCCGTTTTCAACTCTAGTCGACGTGATACATAAAACGAAGCCAAAATTCGTTTTTTTCGCCGttcattttacatttaaaacGATAATCTAgcaaaattgcaaacaaatcAGCATGAGGATTGCTTTTTTTGTTATAGCTGTGCTGCATAACTGCTGAGGAGGGTAACACCATTCGATGCTGGCGGCATTTGAGAATTTTTGCAGATTATCTTGGAAacgttgcaactgttgctgtgcTTCTGAGCGAAGGCTCAGGTAAGTTAGGGAGGGGGTTGGATCACCTTAAAGCTGCCTTTCGTTATTTGGTGAACTtttctcaaatatatattttctatataccAGAAATATGCACTTGTTAAAAAATTCAGTAAATAATCTctatgaatttatatattgaaGTAATTGAAGTAAGTAGAAATCCAGCCATAAATTGTTCTGTTTCAAAAAGTGCTTGGTTTAAAAAATGTTGGAAATTCGCTCGCGTACTAAActtgtgtttttctttcattttatttaatatatgttttgttgttattattaatatgtttgttttttattattaatattattatttttattattattattttgtttgttttttcatatttcaccttagttgcatttgtttgtttattagtatcatgttttatttgaatttatatatttttatataatttatgatcTCTCATGTTTCTGTTCTGTTTGGTTTTTCTTCGGTTTTCTTTTAGCAACATCATACCTTATGGTGAGTAAAATTGATATGATGCAGATTTTTGGCACACTAAAAGTTAACTCGCAATTTATAGGcaagtttattttttgcgtttatgcattttgttttagcttttcaattttgtttcgTTCGTTTCTTTATTTGCGTTTCTTTAACATGTGCtaatttcatttcttttattatgtacttcatatatttcattaactatataataatatgcaTTCATTTGTTCTTAGTATCTGTCAACATTTGCGAAATTAGCAATAACGACAGAGAGagtgagatatatatatatatatagagagagagagagagagagttgggAGTGAAAgagaggcaaaaaaaaaaaaattgggaaATTTAAGACTAGACTCTTGTGGTTTACTCTTAACGGTCTACCTTAAGCTAGTGTacaaaaatatcgataacttaaaagcgattaattttaaaacaacaacaacgacatcAACTTGTAGTACTTAATTTACTACCATATACATAATAATTACAGAGTGGTGGATGGGCTGGGATCGGAGGGTGCTGGGGGAGGGggtctaaaattaattaaagtattCATATTCATAGGTAATTGACTCACAGAGTTTCATACaagatgtgtgcgtgtgtgtgtgtgtgtgtgtgtgtgtgtgtgtgtgtgtgtgctcctTCGACTCGATCAGAATTTCGActagagatgagcgcgtgaCACGCCAAGTTCGTGCCAATATTGAAATGAGtgaaatttcataaataataaattctgATATTTTCTCAACTTATCTCAGAATTTTCGcacttttatgtattatttaaagtAAGTTAACATTGGCATAATAAAATGTCATTTGAAGAAGAAAGTGTTTAATTTATCCTATAGAAATTATTTTGCTAATGAATAAAGTGAATAAAGCTTTGGCACATTCTAAAAGTCGTGACACTTTCACTGTCATGCGCATCTTCCGGTTCCGGTATCGCCAATCCGAAGCGCGCTCATTTCTAGTTCCGATCAGAGTGCGATAACTGTCTTCTCTTGTTTCATGTGcttgtgtatgcgtgtgcgtgtgcatgtatgtgtgtgtgcgtgtttgtttgtttgttttgctctgATGCAAATCATATGATGAAGTTTACACAGTTAATATTTATCATAGTTGCATttggtatatatacatatatatatatatgtggatatatatatatatatatatatatatatatatatatataagtatatatcgTAAGATCCATTAGATTTAGTTGCATTACATTTGCTAGTTTCGTGTTAAATACTTTGTCACGTTCTTatataaaaggaaaaacaaaactctAAACTGTTGTGGTCCCTGGCGTATGTAAGTAattcgaaaaaaaatgtatttggtttttgtttcgtCTCAACAATGCTACAACAATGAAAGAACTCGTTAGAAGAACAGATAGAAAACAATGGAATACACATGTATTTGCTTATATaacgtatatgtatatattataagtaTAATCACTTAACAATCTAGATGATTAAGAGAATTTCGATTAAGTTGTGCTTGACCTggtgtttcttctttttttttcttttgttttttggtttttttggttgttgttggtacTCTTATTAAATTTAGTTGGACTGCTTAGCTGGCTGTGACCCATTTattgaacccattgaaattgTTCCTTGAATTAGtgcgttatcgttatcgtcatcgtcatcgacATGgacatcgatatcgatatcgatatcgataacatggTGCTTTTTGTACAATGCAATACATGGCGTACAACTCAACCGCCGACTAGTAGTTAGTTAGTTGTTGCATTTAGTACATATTGTTAAGTAGTGGCATATAGAGCatatattgtatgtatgtgtatatatctatgtatatatactatatagtatCTGAATAGTGTTACGTTTCGTTCTGTCTCGACTTTCATCTCGACTCGTGCGCTAACTACGTTACAAACAATACGATAGTTAcgatagtttttgtttttttttttgtatcgaTAGCTtcttttggcatttgcattaGTGAAATTCTGATCTGAACGCTTGCTGGCTAGGCGCTACGAAACTCTATAGTGGGCGTGGCTAGGCCTCTGTTAATCGCCACATTTGACAACATGACAACATTTCGGCTGGGGGCGGTGCGAGCGGTCGAGCGTGCAGTTGCCCAACTATCGATAAAACTATAATTCCAATATCGATACTCTTATCGATAGGTGAAATTGATGCCGAGCTTGGCTCACCGACTTGGCAGGAATTGCCCAAACCATAACGACTTAAACCAAAATCGATTTTCACAATAgtgttatcgatagttttgcAGCTTTGGCACATAGTTAAGGGCGGTGTTGGGACGGTCTCTAACAGTGTTCAATTTGTGTTTGCTTAGCTCAAAGTAGCAacaagtttttaatatttttgtatgtcttgtttttgttctgATAAAATCTTTAGATTAAAaacagttttcttttttttaacacaATTAATTGTTCTTTCTGGAATTTGGGCTTCTTGGAATTTACtgcttatgttttttttcccttttaagttaagtttttttgttttttcgtttAAATAGTTACAATAAAATAGCGCTTAGCTTATAGATGAAACATTAGATTGGAGTTTCCTTTtcgtcttttgtttttttttgtgggaaGATAAGCTTTAGTATCGTTTGTGCATTTGCTAGAGACTAAACTAAGAGACTTTTTTGAAAAGTCCGGTCTAAAGTAGAATTTGGCATTATATAAAAAAGCTGCGGCGAGCCTCGTCAACTAATTGGGTAAATTTTGGATTGGCCTAAAATGATCcctaaacaaaatgaaaaactagtAAGCCAATGTTGTGCTTTTACTAGATTTGGCGAGAGATGATTAGCTTGATAGCATTAGTTGGTATTGATTATTGCTGTACTCCATCGGAATCTAGACTAAATTGCTATAGTGTAGACAGTAGACAGTAGACAGTAGACAGTAGTTAGTAGATAGTAGATAGTAGACTAACGCTTAGACAGTTCTCTAATAACTTCCAACTCAATGTGTATACATTTTATCAATGTGGTATTAAGTATATGCTAAAGGCTCTAtgtaagtatttgtatgcatgGTGTTTATTATaacattatatttaattatgctataatatattaattgtgtgtgtttctctCTGTTTCTATCTGGTATTCATAGTTTTGGtatctcttcttcttcttcttcttgttgttgttgcttgaatTGATTAGTATTTAAAATGTTCTTCTTAAATAGGTCTCTATATATGTTATTAAAGCTTTCGGTTTTCATTacactatttcatattatatttaagaatatatatatatatatatatatttatctagtatgtatatatatatatttgtgtgtgtgtgtataactACGTACTTAATAGGATAAGaggtatatacatttttagtttctttttgttctttttttacGGTTTTTTACCGAAGCTTAGCATATCCACCGCATGTCCAGGAACCCAGGCAAATAATAGTGACAGGAAAGTGACAAAACCttaacacacacgcaaacgcgcacacacacacacacacattagaTATCAATACTAATACAAATCATATATGCGCCAATGGCATGgacgctatatatatatatagataaatatatatatatataggacgGTATTATGTGGATACTCGCAGCTGTCTTTCACTCACACTAAcccgcacgcacacacacaattttgtACATCAAATGTAAGGCTTATTGCATGGAAGGCTTTGCCAGTGTTGAAAACTGACATTGGACTATGAccataacgataacgataacgatagcGATAACGATAACTATGAGGCCTCTCTGCATATACGATATGTGCATGTTTGTAATTTGTGTGGACAGGGTTGTGATAATAGAAGCAacaaatcgatatatatcgatagcgATTAAATGAGATTAGACGCAAAATTAATTGATCTAGACAAAATCGGTAACTTTGGTTGACAATCGAACGAGAGAGAAGCGATACTGGTAATGGAAATCAGGCATCGCGCTTGATCTATACCTTTGATTGACTTGTGCAAAtgatatcgataacgataacatGAGAActcatatacacatatacatagtTATGCATGGAAGACGCATGAGGTATGCGGTTAATGTTGATTAGCTAACGATAGCTTGTAATAAttatatcgataacgataacatGAGAactaatatatacataaatataattatatatgtaaaccGCATGAGGTAAGCGGATAGTTTTGATTGTTATAAAGAGTCTGTCTATGGCTCGATGATGGTTCCGCTagcgataacgataacgataacaacTGCTTTGAATAATCACTGACAACGATACAACCGCAGATAACTAGGATGATAACATTATGCAAATGAATCATACGACACATAGAGCTGCAAAAGAAATTTCGGCTATAGTCAAACGTATTGTTCGACCACGCctacgataacgataacaatTATGAATGAGCGATAACGATAACATGAGAATTGAAATATGTGTGCATAGGATATATATGGGATATGCAAGACATGTGGGTAAGATAAATTGGGTTTCTGGACAAAACTGTGGAACGCTCTTCgatttgttttgtgtgctgtGTTCTTCCTCTTCTCTGCTTGCCTCTAATACTAGGTTTTATGTGTGTTTTATAGGATTTCCCTAAGTTGCatctgctttgttttttttttttctttttttgggtttttttttgtggttttctTGCTCTGGAGAATTGGTTAAGGgctaaacatatatatagaatatatatagcatacCTCTTTATATGCTGTCTTGTAtatcggtgtgtgtgtgtgtgtgcgtgtgtgtgtgttgtgtgttgttccTTTTGTAATACTGCTCGTATTGCTTAGCTTATTGTTTGTGTCCAGgtttgttcttgttattgctGTGGGTGGTTGCTGCGATTATAGTTCTCAGAGCTTGTCTTTATCACGATCGATGCTCATTGCTTTAAAGATGCCACGTCCAATGCCATAGCGCAGGTTAAACTGATCCAGGCTCGAGGCACGCGGTCGAttactgccgctgccgctgccgctcccgctgctgccgttgccactGGCCACGTGGCCCAATGTGGCATCGACATCGGCGCCAGCCGCACCGCCAGTGCTGGCCAGACGCTCATCCGGATCCGTTTCGCTGTGCTCCGTTTCGGTGTCGCTGAACTTGCGACGCCTGCGCAGAAATGTGCTGCACTGCCGCAGCTCGCCCAAATTGTCGGAGAGCGAAAGGCCACGCTTGCGCTCCTGCCGCTCCATTTCGGCCGCTAGCATTTGCACCTCCCAGTCGTTGTGGCCGGCGCTGGCAGCGCCGCTGCTGGTGGCCGCCGTGACCAGCGCCGCGCCGCTCAGTTCatcctccgcctccgcctcgtcgtcgtcatcgtcgtcgatGTCGCCGGCAATGTTTAGCTTGCTCGACGACGAACTCGAGCTGGAGCTCTCCCCAATATCCAAAATGACGCTGTCCGACAGACGCGTCAAATTGCCCGTCACATCGGAGACCATcatgccgctgccgctgctgctgctggccacgccCATGCCAGAGCCACCGCTACTCCTGCTGTCGGCAGCGCCTCCTGCCatgctgctgccactggcaGTTCCATGCTCAAGCCAATCGCGATAGCCAGGCAGAACTCCTGCCCGGCTGCTGTGCCGCCCATTGCCGTGCGGCGTATAAAAGCTGGGCTGGCTTTGGGCGTGCCGCGTCGTCAATGTGCCCGGCCCGCTGTAGTAGCTGCTCGGACAGTTGAGCGCATTGGCGGAGGCCGCATGATGCCGGCTGGGTCCAGGCGATATGCTGCGCCGACCGCCCTGGATGGGCGGGGACGAGGTGAACACAGTGTCCAGCGAGTCGCCGCGCTGCCGAACGAAACGCAAAGGGACAGACATAAGAGGGGAATGACAATCaattagagagagagagagagagagagagagagagagagagagaaagaggggaGACACTATTAACTATCACGTATCACGTTCAATTTGAGGTTAAAATAAGCTTTTTGAGTTTTACAAACTACAATTTTGCTTAATAGGAGCAAACAATTAATATTGATTGgcaatctggcaacgctggcaGTGCTGCTTTTATTTAGAAAGCGCGCAGGTAAGCGAACTTACCATGAAGAGCAGCTCGGCCGAGGAGCCAGAACTGCTATTATCCTGCTCAGCCGGCTCGTCATCGTCCACGGAGAGCTGTGGCAGCTTCTCCCGTTTAATTCGACGCGTCGGTGTTGCCATCGTTGATTTCTGTTCGATGGAGCGCAGCTTTAGCTGCAGCTGGGCAATGATAGCGTCTCGGCGTCTCACCTCGCCGGCCATGTTCGAGAATTGCGACTCGAACTTTGAGTGCATTTCGTTCATGTGCGTCTTTATCACGTGATTGATGCCGCTGACTATCTGATTGAAGTAGTCCTGCGCCTCTGGAAAGCCTTGaattcaaattgtattttgaGGTTAGTAAATGCGTACACCCGGGTGGCAACCCTGTGCGTGTTTGTGGTACAGTTGTGTACGGACGACGGCCCGTCGGACAAGTGAGAGGCGCCACTATGCGCCCGTGTGGGTAAGTCAGCGTgggtttgtgtgcgtgtgtgagtgttcgtgtgcgtgtgtgtgtgtgttagtgatAAAGAGAGACAAAGACAACATTCTGGCTGTAAGTGTTAAAGTGATTTGCAGTTGtggttgcagttgttgttgctgtcgaagcctttgctgttgttgtcgtgttgTTACCAAACGATTAACAAATTAGATAATGCATACATACGCAGGTTACAGTTATTTACACACATTCCCATACAAATTACAGCGCTTCCTTGCATTTCCGTCATGGAAATCAATCAAGATCAACGATAAATTTTCGATTTGTTCTTACTTTCtttaacatatttacaaaagcgTTCAAAGtttcgtgtatgtgtgtgtgtgtgtgtgtgtgtgtgtgtgtgtgc
This window of the Drosophila virilis strain 15010-1051.87 chromosome X, Dvir_AGI_RSII-ME, whole genome shotgun sequence genome carries:
- the LOC6633859 gene encoding WSCD family member CG9164, yielding MALQGWRFFGVSATIIIYIGGVLFLSMNNIPGTHPKRTRIERFAEFSSFHSPRFPMPSRKMTIRWCRDLKYLNRELPNYTDYKAGDYYTALPSDASASLQLQGIAPSPMLTALASFPGSGNTWLRYLLQQATGILTGSIYKDYGLLKTGFPAENVCNSSVLLVKTHEWGAKAWAPFSKAILLVRDPEKAIIAEFNRQSGGHIGFASPDRYKRTKGKYWQQFVSNKLKGWELMNLSWARNFTGSIKVVFYDDLVHNTERELRNILEFLEYPVNEQLMRCALMRKEGIFRRKKRLLSFDPYTDAMRAELLARRRLVYGLLGRHD